The DNA segment TCTTCATCTCTGGCAACAACCTGCagagtcatcatcatcatcatcatcatcatcatcatcatcatcatcatcatcatcatcaccaccatcatcatcatcatcatggttgattgattgattgattgattgattgattgattgatggatggatggatgatggatggatgatggatggatggatggattgatggatgaatggatggatggatggatggatggattgattgattgataatccTGCAGTAGTATTGTAGCATGAGACAGTACAGGTAAAGGTCACCTGTAGGATGTGTCTGTCGAAGGCACGCAGTCGGTCAGCTCGAGCGATCAGGACCCCCCCCTGGGTGACGTGGTACAGTCCGTCACTgactgatggaggatggagggagtacCGGATGTTTGGATTCAGGCCCTGTGAGTGGACAGGTGTGATTAGACAGGTGTGATTGGACAGGTGTGAGTGGACAGGTGTGAGTGGACAGGTGTGATTAGACAGGTGTGATTGGACAGGTGTGATTAGACAGGTGTGAGTGGACAGGTGTGATTACACAGGTGTGACTAGACAGGTGTGATTGGACAGGTGTGATTGGACAGGTGTGATTAGACAGGTGTGATTGGACAGGTGTGATTGGACAGGTGTGAGTGGACAGGTGTGAGTGGACAGGTGTGATTGGACAGGTGTGATTGGACAGGTGTGAGTGGACAGGTGTGATTGGACAGGTGTGATTGGACAGGTGTGATTAGACAGGTGTGAGTGGACAGGTGTGAGTGGACAGGTGTGATTGGACAGGTGTGATTAGACAGGTGTGAGTGGACAGGTGTGATTGGACAGGTGTGATTAGACAGGTGTGATTGGACAGGTGTGGTGACTCAGCAGGTGTTCATACAGGTGCAGCTGTTCTTACGTCAGAGAAGTCCCGGTCCGACACCTGGACGAGCAGCACCTGGTTCCCGTAGGTGGAGACGATGGAGGCGGGACTAGAGCTCTGGATGATGAAACCTTTATACATGGTTCTGTTGAAGAGAGGCGGGAACAGGTTCTGACCGAGAACCCGGACCAGAACCACCGCCACGCTGTACTTCAGAGGGTCATCCTGCTGAGCCGCCtgcaggtgaggacaggtgaggacaggtgaggacatgtgaggacaggtgaggacagtgATTGTTGTgaatgaaacaggaaacaggaaacaggaaacaggaaacagaatgtGTACCATGACTCTGAGGGTGAAGCTGGGCATCAGGTGTCGGTCGTCCACGCGTCTCGTTAACGTGATCTCACCTGAGAGCTCGTTAATGTCAAACCTGCCCTGATCGTCACCTgcaggtcaaacacacacaccatcaaacGGCggctgttaccatgacaacaacaCGGTTACAGCCTGATACAACGGCGGCTGTTACCATGAAGACAGCCCGGTTACAGCCTGATAGAACGGCggctgttaccatgacaacagtcCGGTTACAGCCTGATATAATGGTGgctgttaccatgacgacagccCGGTTACAGCCTGATAGAACGGTGGCTGTTACCATGGCGACAGCCCGGTTACAGCCTGATAGAACGGCggctgttaccatgacaacagtcCGGTTACAGCCTGATATAATGGTGgctgttaccatgacgacagccCGGTTACAGCCTGATAGAACGGTGGCTGTTACCATGGCGACAGCCCGGTTACAGCCTGATATAATGGCGgctgttaccatgacgacagccCGATTACAGCCTGATATAATGGCGgctgttaccatgacgacagccCGGTTACAGCCTGATAGAACGGCGgctgttaccatgacgacagcgCGGTTACAGACCTGACAGGATGCTGTAGACCAGAGGAGCGTCCAGTCCTCTGTCTCCGtcctctgctctgattggaCCAGGAGAAAACTGCAGAGTCAGctcctgaaacacaaacaggcgagaacaggtgaggacaggtggggacaggtggggacaggtggggacaggtggggacaggtggggacaggtgaggacaggtggggacaggtgaacaggtgaggacagggggacaggtggggacaggtggggacagaggggacaggtgaggacaggtgaacaggtggggacaggtgaggacagggggacaggtgaggacaggtagacaggtgagaggtgaggacaggtggggacaggtagacaggtagacaggtagacaggtgaggacaggtgagaggtgaggacaggtggggacaggtggggacaagtgaggacaggtgaggacaggtgaggacaggtgaacaggtgaggacaggtgaggacaggtggggacaggtgaggacaggtggggacaggtgaggacaggtggggacaggaaGTTACCTGCAGTGTCTCTGTGATGTTGGCGGTgtaggtggggacaggtggggacaggtggggacaggtggggacaggaaGTTACCTGCAGTGTCTCTGTGATGTTGGCGGTgtaggtggggacaggtggggacaggaaGTTACCTGTAGTGTCTCCGTGATGTTGGCGGTgtaggtggggacaggtggggacaggaaGTTACCTGTAGTGTCTCCGTGATGTTAGCGGTgtaggtggggacaggtggggacaggtggggacaggaaGTTACCTGCAGTGTCTCCGTGATGTTGGCGGTgtaggtggggacaggtggggacaagtggggacaggtggggacaggaaGTTACCTGCAGTGTCTCGGTGATGTTGGCGGTgtaggtgaggacaggtggggacaggtgaggacaggtggggacaggtggggacaggaaGTTACCTGCAGTGTCTCAGTGATGTTGGCGGTgtaggtggggacaggtggggacaggtggggacaggtgaggacaggtggggacaggtggggacaggtggggacaggaaGTTACCTGCAGTGTCTCAGTGATGTTGGCGGTgtaggtggggacaggtggggacaggtggggacaggtggggacaggtgaggacaggtgaacaggtgaggacaggtgaggacaggtggggacaggtgaggacaggtgaggacaggtgaggacaggtggggacaggaaGTTACCTGCAGTGTCTCAGTGATGTTGGCGGTgtaggtggggacaggtggggacaggtggggacaggtgaggacaggtggggacaggtggggacaggaaGTTACCTGCAGTGTCTCAGTGATGTTGGCGGTgtaggtggggacaggtggggacaggtggggacaggtgaggacaggtggggacaggtggggacaggaaGTTACCTGCAGTGTCTCGGTGATGTTGGCGGTgtaggtggggacaggtggggacaggtgaggacaggtggggacaggtggggacaggtggggacaggtggggacaggaaGTTACCTGCAGTGTCTCCATGATATTGGCGGTgtaggtggggacaggtggggacaggtggggacaggtggggacaggaaGTTACCTGCAGTGTCTCGGTGATGTTGGCGGTgtaggtggggacaggtggggacaggaaGTTACCTGCAGTGTCTCCGTGATGTTGGCGGTgtaggtggggacaggtggggacaggtgaggacaggtggggacaggaaGTTACCTGCAGTGTCTCGGTGATGTTGGCGGTgtaggtggggacaggtggggacaggaaGTTACCTGCAGTGTCTCGGTGATGTTGGCAGTgtaggtggggacaggtggggacaggtgaggacaggtgaggataGGTGGGGACAGGAAGTTACCTGCAGTGTCTCGGTGATGTTGGCGGTGTAGGTGGGGTTGGTGCACACAGGAACACCTGGAGAGACAGGTGTGCAGGGCAGGAAGTGAGGGTACTGGTCGTCTCCGTCCTCGATGTTCACCGTCAGGTTGGCGGTCGTGTTGAACTTCTCCACAGAGTTCGCTTCCTGTTTGACCGTCAAAATAAAACGTCaccttagatagatagatagctgcAGAGTTCCACCAGAGGGGGCGCTGTAACACAGGCAGGCATGCAGctgtacaacattttaaaagtgtataaaaatatatttaaagcatAATATTTGGAGCAGATGTTTGATGATGATCGtgtttaatcatttaaagtgataataatgaatgaatcgTAATATATGCCGATCATTAATATGACTGTCTCTGCTTCTGGTTTGGTtctctgatcagctgactggaCTTAAATCTGTGTTCATCTCATTTAAATACAGGaagtcattttaattaataCGTTTAATTTAAGATGCCTCATTCTTTGACTGTggagccccctggtggccaggaacctttgctgcaggtcattcccccctctctgtttcctgtttcctgtttcctgtttcctctctgacAGACTGTCTAATAATGATGATCTAACGGCTTCAATCAGCTGTTGGTTTCATCCTGATGATTCATTAAAGGTCTACCAGGGGAACCAGGTCTACCAGGTGAACCAGGTCTACCAGGTGAATCAGGTCTACCAGGTGAGCCAGGTGAACCAGGTGAACCAGGTGAACCAGGTCTACCTCAGCCCGGATCAGCAGCTGCAGCTGGGTCCTGGTCTCGTAGTCCAGAGGTTTATCCAGGACCACGTTCCCGCTGTTCGGTAGATCGATCCTGAAGAACGACGCGTCCGGCTGCAGGTGAGAGTTCACAGGTGAGTCCAGTCATGTGACAGGtacagcaggtcatgtgacaggtgcagcaggtcatgtgacaggtgcagcaggtcatgtgacaggtacagcaggtcatgtgacaggtgcagcgggtcatgtgacaggtgcagcaggtcatgtgacaggtacagcaggtcatgtgacaggtgcagcaggtcatgtgacaggtacagcaggtcatgtgacaggtgcagcaggtcatgtgacaggtacagcaggtcatgtgacaggtgcagcaggtcatgtgacaggtgcagcaggtcatgtgacaggtgcagcaggtcatgtgacaggtagagcaggtcatgtgacaggtgcagcaggtcatgtgacaggtgcagcaggtcatgtgacaggtacAGCAGGTGAGTTCAGTCATGTGAAAGgtgcagcaggtcatgtgacaggtagAGCAGGTGAGTTCAGTCATGTGACAGGTagagcaggtcatgtgacaggtgcagcgggtcatgtgacaggtagagcaggtcatgtgacaggtagagcaggtcatgtgacaggtgcagcgggtcatgtgacaggtacagcgggtcatgtgacaggtgcagcaggtcatgtgacagatgCAGCGggtcatgtgacaggtgcagcaggtcatgtgacaggcgcagcaggtcatgtgacaggtagagcaggtcatgtgacaggtacagcaggtcatgtgacaggtgcagcaggtcatgtgacaggtgcagcaggtcatgtgacaggtacagcaggtcatgtgacaggtgcagcaggtcatgtgacaggtgcagcaggtcatgtgacaggtgcagcaggtcatgtgacaggtgcagcaggtcatgtgacaggtgcagcaggtcatgtgacagcaggtcatgtgacaggtgcagcaggtcatgtgacagcaggtcatgtgacaggtgcagcaggtcatgtgacaggtgcagcaggtcatgtgacaggtagagcaggtcatgtgacaggtgcagcaggtcatgtgacagcaggtcatgtgacaggtgcagcaggtcatgtgacaggtgcagcgggtcatgtgacaggtacagcaggtcatgtgacagcaggtcatgtgacaggtacagcaggtcatgtgacaggtacagcaggtcatgtgacaggtgcagcaggtcatgtgacaggtgcagcaggtgcagcaggtcatgtgacaggtacagcaggtcatgtgacaggtgcagcaggtcatgtgacaggtgcaGCAGGTGTCTTACTGATGATTGGTCGATGGTGTATCTGATCATGTCTCCGTCCGCATCGACGGCCTTCACGCTGAACACCACCGAGTCCACCGCCGTGAGCTGCAACgttcaaaactttatttaaatgaacagtGGATTTGAATGAgtgaactttatttaaatgaacagtGGATTTGaatgaactttatttaaatgaacagtGGATTTGAATGAGTGAACTTTATTTAAAGCGTACCTCGCTGACGCTGAACGGCTGAATCGTCTCCGGCAGGAAGTTGGGTCGGTTGTCGTTCTCGTTGAGGATCTGGACCAGGATCCGGTACTGGCTCTGAGCACACAACACAGTCAGGTGAcactctgatgacatcactcaaCTGAGCTGTTTGGACTAATGACGTACCTGTGTGACATCATCCTCATACCTGTATGACATCATCCTCATAACACGTCAGCTCTGCAATCAGCACCGGGCCCTGGACCTGTGGCACACAGAAAACTGGTCTGTGACGGTCTCAGGTGGGTCTGgtctcaggtgtgtctggtCTCAGGTGgtctcaggtgtgtctggtGTCAGGTGGTCTCAGGTGGGTCTGGTCTCAGGTATGTCTGGTCTCAGGTGGTCTCAGGTGGGTCTGGTCTCAGGTATGTCTGGTCTCTGGTAGTCTCAGGTGGTCTCAGACAGTCTCAGGTGGTCTCTGGTAGTCTCAGGTGGTCTCAGACAGTCTCAGGAGGTCTCAGGTGGTCTCAGGTAGTCTCAGGTTGTCTCAGGTAGTCTCAGGAGGTCTCAAGTAGTCTCAGGTAGTCTCAGGTGGTCTCAGGTGGTCTCAGGTGgtctcaggtgtgtctggtCTCAGGTAGTCTCTGGTAGTCTCTGGTAGTCTCAGGTGGTCTCTGGTAGTCTCAGGTTGTCTCAGGTAGTCTCAGGAGGTCTCGGGTGTACCTCTCGGTCCAGGACTCTGGCGGAGGAGGTGTTGAGGCGGATGGTGCGCCCCTCCAGGAAGAACCAGTCTGAGTTGTTCCCGGTGAGGCAGAGCCGGATGGCGGAGGCTCGGGGGTCCCCGGTGACGCTCAGGTTAGCGATGAACTCGCCGGTGGGGCTGTTCTCCTTCACCGCCGCCAAGATGTCCGACCCCCCCAGACACAGGCTGGCTGCAAGCCAATCACAGCCCAGCTCAGTCGCCATGGTAACGGCCACaaccacattaaaaacattattactgTTACATTAGTTACCTGAAATACACCTGAAACCCCTGAAACCCCTGaaacccctaaccctctaccTTTACCTGAAACTCTTTACCTGAAACTCTTTACCTGTAACACCTGAAACTCTTTACCTGTAACTCTTTACCTGAAACCCCTGaaacccctaaccctctaccTTTACCTGTAACTCTTTACCTGAAACACCTGTAACTCTTTACCTGTAACACCTGAAACTCTTTACCTGAAACTCTTTACCTGTAACACCTGAAACTCTTTACCTGAAACTCTTtacctgtaacacctgtaactctttacctgtaacacctgtaacTCTTTACCTGTAACTCTTTACCTGTAACTCTTtacctgtaacacctgtaacTCTTTACCTGTAACACCTGAAACTCTTTACCTGTAACACCTGAAACTCTTTACCTGTAACACCTGAAACTCTTTACCTGTAACTCTTTACCTGTAACACCTGAAACTCTTTACCTGTAACTCTTTACCTGTAACTCTTTACCTGAAACTCTTTACCTGTAACTCTTTACCTGAAACTCTTtacctgtaacacctgtaacTCTTTACCTGTAACACCTGAAACTCTTTACCTGTAACTCTTTACCTGAAACTCTTTACCTGTAACTCTTTACCTGTAACACCTGAAACTCTTTACCTGTAACTCTTTACCTGTAACTCTTTACCTGTAACACCTGAAACTCTTTACCTGTAACTCTTTACCTGTAACTCTTtacctgtaacacctgtaacTCTTTACCTGTAACACCTGAAACTCTTTACCTGTAACTCTTTACCTGAAACTCTTtacctgtaacacctgtaacTCTTTACCTGTAACTCTTtacctgtaacacctgtaacTCTTTACCTGTAACACCTGAAACTCTTTACCTGAAACTCTTTACCTGTAACACCTGAAACTCTTTACCTGTAACTCTTTACCTGTAACACCTGAAACTCTTTACCTGTAACTCTTTACCTGTAACTCTTTACCTGAAACTCTTTACCTGTAACACCTGAAACTCTTTACCTGAAACTCTTTACCTGTAACTCTTTACCTGTAACTCTTTACCTGTAACACCTGAAACTCTTTACCTGTAACACCTGAAACTCTTTACCTGTAACACCTGAAACTCTTTACCTGTAACACCTGAAACTCTTTACCTGTAACACCTGTATATATGTTTACCTGTAACAACATGGTAGGAGAGCCGGAGCACCATCTGCCACAGCAGCAGTCTGCAGGGTTTCAGCATCTTCCTCCGTCTCCTCAGTCACGCCTCCTGACCAATGaaaatactacatcactataatactgcagtacttttactgtaatactgcatactacatcactataatactgcatactacatcactataatactgcagtacttttactgtaatactgcatactacatcactataatactgcagtacttttactgtaatactgcatactacatcactataatactgcagtacttttactgtaatactgcatactacatcactataatactgcagtactttactgtaatactgcatactacatcactataatactgcagtacttttactgtaatactgcatactacatcactataatactgcagtacttttactgtaatactgcatactacatcactataatactgcagtacttttactgtaatactgcatactacatcactataatactgcagtacttttactgtaatactgcatactacatcactataatactgcagtacttttactataatactacatcactataatactgcagtacttttactgtaatactgcatactacatcactgtaatactgcagtacttttactgtaatactgcatactccatcactataatactgcagtacttttactgtaatactgcatactccatcactataatactgcagtacttttactgtaatactgcatactacatcactataatactgcagtacttttactgtaatactgcatactacatcactataatactgcagtacttttactataatactacatcactataatactgcagtacttttactgtaatactgcatactacatcactgtaatactgcagtacttttactgtaatactgcatactacatcactataatactgcagtacttttactgtaatactgcatactacatcactataatactgcagtacttttactgtaatactgcatactacatcactataatactgcagtacttttactgtaatactgcatactacatcactataatactgcagtacttttactgtaatactgcatactacatcactataatactgcagtacttttactgtaatactgcatactacatcactataatactgcagtacttttactgtaatactgcatactacatcactataatactgcagtacttttactgtagtactgcagtacttttactgtagtactgcatactacattactataatactgcagtacttttactgtagtactgcagtacttttactgtaatactgcatactacatcactataatactgcagtacttttactgtaatactgcatactacatcactataatactgcagtacttttactgtaatactgcatactacatcactataatactgcagtacttttactgtaatactgcatactacatcactataatactgcagtacttttactgtgatactgcatactacatcactataatactgcagtacttttactgtaatactgcagtacttttactgtaatactgcagtacttttactgtaatactgcatactacatcagtcataatactgcagtacttttactgtaatactgcatactacatcactataatactgcagtacttttactgcgtGCTACATGAGTGACGGCATGCTGAGTCATGCAGCAGGAATGTTTCGGCTTTGTGAGGATTAATCTGTTAATTACTGAGAAccacaaacacagcaggaagcacacacacacacacacacacacacacacacacacaatacacacacacaatacacacacacacacacaatacacacagcaGGAAGCAGCTCATGACTGAGAACTgtgtcagatacacacacacacactacacacacacacacactaacaatacacacacacacacacactacacacacacacacacacacactaacaatacacacacacactaacacactaacaatacacactaacacactaacagtACAGTGATTACATTAGCTTTGTGGCTATGTTAGCTTTGTGGCTACGCTAGCTTTGTGGCTATGTTAGCTTTGTGGCTATGTTAGCTTTGTGGCTATGTTAGCTTTGGGGCGACGCTAGCTTTATGGCTACATTAGCTTTGTGGCTATGCTAGCTTTGTGGCTATGTTAGCTTTGAATACAGAGGAGGTTAACAGCACTGTGAGGACTAGCTTGCTATTGTTGCTAAATCTGATGAGTAGAGAAATAGTCACCTGTTGAGTACAGCTGGATACGAGTTTTGATATTGGAAAATTATTTTCTGAAATTCATTTTGCacaattattaataattttcaACAATAATACGCCGCACAGGCCGCAATCTGCTGAGCTTCAGTATTTATACTTATTATAATTATCTCTGATAGTCATTCATAACCAAcatgtatgaacacacacacacacacacataaacacacacacacacacacacaaacacataaacacataaacacacacacatacctgttttactacctggtggggaccctgactggggtctaaagggtctagagacatAACTTTagctcctaaattcatcataattctgtttgaacaacaaaattacttgaaatatcaaaaactctcataaatttgaaacctgaatgttgcccccccccctcgttgggTCCCGTAATGCTAACGCCTATTAGCATACAGTTGACAGCACTGTtgaccacagtacaattcatattcagtaccaaccctaacccagggggctaattgctaagctaatatgctaatacgaagctagcatgctaatatacacactttcacactttgtcaggaaaaggtccccacactgcagtaccgtgtgtgacctctggggttcacacacacatacaggaaaaccaaccttgtggggaccaggcctatcaggaggctgtttgctattgactccaatgctcgttaccatggaaaccaggagtcggtccccacagggttggtgatatgtcaggttgcggtccccaccaggatagaaaaacacacactcacacacacacataaacacaaacacagacacacacacacacacacacataaacataaacacaaacacaaacacacacataaacacacacacagtaacacacacacataaacacacacacacacagtaacacacacacataaacacaaacacacacataaacacacacacagtaacacacacacataaacacacacacacacaaaaacacaaacacaaacacacacataaacacacacacagtaacacacacacataaacacaaacacacacaaacacacacacaggtatgaGTATAACCTACAGCAcactgacctctctctctctcctgctcctctgcaCACAGTCAGTGTCTCTCGCCCCTCCGTGTCTCCGTCTCTCTCACATGTCTTCAcgtcttcatgtcttcatgtcttcacgTCTTCATGTCTCAGCGGTAGTTAAAGTTTATCGCTCAGCGTCTCTCAGAGAACAGAGACCAgcttgtcactgtgtgtgtgtgtgtgtgtgtgtgtgtgtgtgtgtgtgtgtgtgtgtggagcattAACAGAGGGCTTACACAGCATTAATGAGACGGATAAGTAGGACAACGTGTTGCACgactttaaagctgcagccGGTCTGATACTAaaccccccctaaccccccccccaccccccctacccccccctacccttatattatattaatattaaacactGTTACTGTAACTATTAATATTAGTTACAGTAAcactgtttaatattaatattaaacagtgtttaatattaatattaatattaatattaatattaatattaaacactgtttaatattaatattaatattaatgtaacCCACATGGTTAGAAAGCCATTCAATTCATTACCAGTTTGTGTTACCATGTGTCACCACTAGGTGGCGCATCAGCCCCTTGCTCATTACCAAGTGCACAGAGTCACTCTTCCTTTCTGACCGAGACactgagcagagagagcagagagagagagagagagagagcagacactgagcagagagagagagagagagagagagagagagagagagagagagagagagagagagagagagcagagagagagagagcagagagagagagagcagagagagcagagagagagagagcagacagagcagagagagagagagagcagagagagagagagcagagagagagagagcagagagagcagagagagagagagcagacagagcagagagagagagagagcagagagagagagagcagagagagcagagagagagagagagcagagagagagagagcagagagagcagagagagagagagagcagagagagagagagcagagagagcagagagagagagagagcagagagagagagagcagagagagagagagcagagagagcagagagagagagagcagacagagcagagagagagagagagcagagagagagagagagagcagagagagcagagagagagagagagcagagagagagagagcagacactgagcagagagagagagagagagagagagagagagagagagagagagagagcagagagacagagagacagagagagagagagagcagagcagagagagagagagagagagagcagagagagcagagagccgCGTTGCTACCAAGCTGATGAGCTTTA comes from the Scomber japonicus isolate fScoJap1 chromosome 23, fScoJap1.pri, whole genome shotgun sequence genome and includes:
- the cdhr5-rs gene encoding cadherin-related family member 5, whose protein sequence is MATELGCDWLAASLCLGGSDILAAVKENSPTGEFIANLSVTGDPRASAIRLCLTGNNSDWFFLEGRTIRLNTSSARVLDREVQGPVLIAELTCYEDDVIQSQYRILVQILNENDNRPNFLPETIQPFSVSELTAVDSVVFSVKAVDADGDMIRYTIDQSSPDASFFRIDLPNSGNVVLDKPLDYETRTQLQLLIRAEEANSVEKFNTTANLTVNIEDGDDQYPHFLPCTPVSPGVPVCTNPTYTANITETLQELTLQFSPGPIRAEDGDRGLDAPLVYSILSGDDQGRFDINELSGEITLTRRVDDRHLMPSFTLRVMAAQQDDPLKYSVAVVLVRVLGQNLFPPLFNRTMYKGFIIQSSSPASIVSTYGNQVLLVQVSDRDFSDVRTAAPV